One Streptomyces sp. B21-105 genomic region harbors:
- a CDS encoding ArsR family transcriptional regulator yields MGWWQVNADTLAGSRFVISPLTETFASLKLLHAGVGHHPGEREWLHVHLPGYRAALAADPVTALLVRAGLGRSWIADFLTPTPRDGESFEEGVARVRSAHPADARAHLRTSLAGPLPAALDRDDLPERAAALLEHVWETDVRPDWERRRRVLEADVVARTAQVSRGGWAAVLDSLRPGTRWLGESRFQVNPHEYPPREISGAELLFVPVTPKAGWVSWEGRERYAVVYPCAGVLAEDRRGRAGAAPAALGALLGPGRAAVLVLLAGPLSTTQLVALTGQGLGSVGRHLRVLLDAGLVQRRRAGRSVLYSRTPAGDTLAEAAGGDPVGPAAAAAGADGPARS; encoded by the coding sequence GTGGGCTGGTGGCAGGTGAACGCGGACACGCTGGCGGGCAGCCGGTTCGTGATCTCGCCGCTCACCGAGACCTTCGCGAGTCTGAAGCTGCTGCACGCCGGGGTGGGTCACCATCCCGGCGAGCGGGAGTGGCTGCACGTCCACCTGCCCGGCTACCGGGCCGCGCTGGCCGCCGACCCGGTGACGGCGCTGTTGGTGCGGGCGGGGCTCGGAAGGAGCTGGATCGCCGACTTCCTGACGCCCACGCCGAGGGACGGCGAGAGCTTCGAGGAGGGCGTGGCCCGGGTGCGGTCGGCCCATCCGGCGGACGCCCGGGCGCATCTGCGGACGTCGCTGGCCGGGCCACTGCCCGCCGCCCTGGACCGGGACGACCTGCCCGAGCGGGCGGCCGCGCTGCTGGAGCACGTGTGGGAGACGGACGTCCGGCCGGACTGGGAGCGCCGCCGGCGCGTCCTGGAGGCGGACGTCGTCGCGCGGACGGCGCAGGTCAGCCGGGGTGGCTGGGCGGCGGTGCTGGACTCGTTGCGGCCGGGGACGCGCTGGCTCGGCGAGAGCCGCTTCCAGGTGAACCCGCACGAGTATCCGCCCCGCGAGATCTCCGGGGCCGAGCTGCTGTTCGTGCCGGTCACGCCGAAGGCCGGCTGGGTGTCGTGGGAGGGCCGGGAGCGGTACGCCGTCGTCTACCCGTGCGCCGGCGTGCTCGCCGAGGACCGGCGCGGCCGCGCCGGGGCGGCGCCGGCCGCGCTCGGCGCGCTGCTGGGTCCCGGCCGTGCCGCGGTGCTGGTGCTGCTCGCCGGCCCGTTGAGCACCACCCAGCTGGTCGCGCTGACCGGCCAGGGCCTCGGCTCCGTGGGCCGCCATCTGCGGGTGCTGCTGGACGCGGGCCTGGTGCAGCGGCGACGCGCGGGGCGCTCGGTGCTGTACTCGCGGACGCCGGCGGGAGACACCCTGGCGGAGGCGGCCGGAGGCGACCCCGTGGGACCGGCGGCTGCGGCGGCCGGGGCCGACGGTCCTGCTCGGAGTTAG
- a CDS encoding MFS transporter, with the protein MAERAGPPQPDRPTGRTRPTERSGPKRVLAALALAQFICSFAGSNMNVMINDISEDLDTTVQGVQVAITIFLLVMAALMIPGGKLTDRYGRKRCFLAGLVVYAIGALLSAAAPGLGVLILGNSILEGIGTALLIPPVYILTTLLYPDVTSRARAFGVIMALGGVGAAAGPLIGGLITTVISWRAAFVFQALVIAVIVFLSRRIDDPLPPDRTRPFDITGAVLSAVGLVLVVMGILAADDNVWLMIALLAAGALVLAWFFRSARAKEASGREPLLSLSLFRNRTSDLGLVTQNVQWLLLMGTSFTVAAYLQVVRGYDAVQTGVVFTAATLGLLATSLSAERLARRHPQRTLIMTGFAMSLAGVAVLIVLAGSFSTAWAFVPGLLLIGLGLGAMLTPSVNVVQSSFPEEQQGEISGLSRSVSNLGSSFGTAIAGTILVAGLSKGAYAAAMITLAAIGLGGLAAAALLPRETTPPSPPSPPAPHATTPPTPRTPRPR; encoded by the coding sequence GTGGCTGAGAGGGCCGGGCCCCCGCAACCGGACCGGCCGACGGGGCGGACCCGGCCGACGGAACGGTCGGGCCCGAAACGGGTGCTCGCCGCCCTCGCCCTGGCGCAGTTCATCTGCAGCTTCGCCGGCTCCAACATGAACGTGATGATCAACGACATCAGCGAGGATCTCGACACCACCGTCCAAGGCGTCCAGGTGGCGATCACGATCTTCCTGCTGGTGATGGCCGCGCTGATGATCCCCGGCGGCAAACTGACCGACCGCTACGGCCGCAAACGCTGCTTCCTGGCCGGTCTCGTCGTCTACGCGATCGGCGCCCTGCTGAGCGCGGCCGCCCCGGGGCTCGGCGTGCTGATCCTCGGCAACTCGATCCTCGAGGGCATCGGCACGGCGCTGCTCATCCCGCCCGTGTACATCCTCACGACCCTCCTCTATCCGGACGTCACCTCCCGCGCCCGCGCGTTCGGCGTCATCATGGCGCTCGGCGGCGTCGGAGCCGCCGCCGGGCCGCTCATCGGCGGACTCATCACCACCGTCATCAGCTGGCGCGCGGCCTTCGTGTTCCAGGCCCTCGTGATCGCGGTGATCGTCTTCCTCAGCCGGCGCATCGACGACCCGCTGCCGCCCGACCGGACCCGCCCCTTCGACATCACCGGAGCGGTCCTGTCCGCCGTCGGCCTGGTCCTCGTCGTCATGGGCATCCTCGCCGCGGACGACAACGTCTGGCTCATGATCGCCCTGCTGGCCGCCGGCGCTCTCGTGCTCGCGTGGTTCTTCCGCTCCGCCCGCGCCAAGGAAGCGTCCGGACGGGAGCCGCTGCTGTCCCTGAGCCTCTTCCGCAACCGCACGTCCGACCTCGGCCTCGTCACGCAGAACGTGCAGTGGCTGCTGCTCATGGGCACGTCGTTCACGGTGGCCGCCTATCTGCAGGTCGTCCGCGGCTACGACGCCGTCCAGACCGGGGTCGTCTTCACCGCGGCCACCCTGGGGCTGCTGGCCACGTCGCTGTCCGCCGAGCGGCTGGCCCGCCGGCACCCCCAGCGCACGCTCATCATGACGGGCTTCGCCATGTCCCTCGCCGGAGTGGCCGTCCTGATCGTGCTGGCCGGGAGCTTCTCCACGGCCTGGGCCTTCGTCCCCGGCCTCCTCCTCATCGGACTCGGCCTCGGCGCCATGCTGACCCCGTCCGTCAACGTCGTCCAGTCGAGTTTCCCCGAGGAACAGCAGGGCGAGATCTCGGGCCTGTCCCGCAGCGTGTCGAACCTCGGCTCGTCCTTCGGCACGGCCATCGCCGGCACCATCCTCGTGGCCGGGCTCAGCAAGGGCGCCTACGCCGCCGCGATGATCACCCTGGCCGCCATCGGGCTCGGCGGCCTCGCCGCGGCGGCACTCCTGCCCCGCGAGACGACGCCCCCGAGCCCCCCGAGCCCGCCGGCCCCGCACGCCACGACGCCCCCCACCCCCCGCACCCCCCGCCCCCGGTAG
- a CDS encoding GOLPH3/VPS74 family protein encodes MGRSRRTIPEELLLLALDPTTGTTAQPQSLDLGLAGAQLVELALAGRIAPDGDRIAVVSPRPTGDPTLDCALELLRRRGAPVRAVHWIGGPRLGLRQTYLSHLERCGMVHAVAGQMCGVLPTTRYQATDTDISREIKARLDSAIRTGVPPDPRTAALAALAHAVGLGKHLYPGNEGRSSRSRLRDLIRHDPMGGLVAHAVMDVQNGAVAQPRRNQAPPGRQAGPGARPAPEPARGVPAQPHRNPMARVVAL; translated from the coding sequence ATGGGCAGGAGCCGCAGAACGATTCCGGAAGAGCTTCTTCTGCTGGCGTTGGACCCGACGACGGGTACCACCGCACAGCCGCAGTCGCTCGACCTTGGTCTGGCCGGAGCACAGCTAGTGGAGCTGGCACTGGCCGGGCGGATAGCCCCTGACGGGGATCGTATCGCCGTGGTGTCCCCACGGCCGACTGGAGACCCAACGCTGGACTGCGCGTTGGAGTTGCTGCGAAGGCGTGGCGCTCCCGTACGGGCTGTCCACTGGATCGGCGGGCCGCGTCTCGGGCTACGCCAGACCTACCTCTCGCATCTGGAGCGGTGCGGCATGGTGCATGCCGTGGCGGGCCAGATGTGCGGAGTGCTGCCGACGACTCGCTACCAGGCGACGGACACCGACATCAGCCGGGAGATCAAGGCCCGGCTGGACTCCGCGATCCGCACCGGCGTGCCGCCGGACCCGCGGACCGCGGCGCTCGCCGCGCTGGCGCACGCGGTCGGCCTCGGCAAGCACCTGTACCCGGGCAACGAGGGACGTTCGTCCCGCTCCCGGTTGCGGGATCTGATCAGGCACGACCCGATGGGCGGACTCGTGGCGCACGCCGTGATGGACGTCCAGAACGGCGCGGTGGCACAGCCGCGCCGCAACCAGGCGCCCCCCGGCCGGCAGGCCGGACCGGGAGCCAGGCCCGCTCCGGAACCCGCCCGTGGCGTTCCGGCGCAGCCGCACCGCAACCCCATGGCGCGTGTGGTGGCCCTCTGA
- a CDS encoding MFS transporter produces the protein MSRYRPLFRTPEFTPLFVSSAAHTAASTVGGLALGTLVYRATDSPLLSAMSMFGPSLAQVLGATLLLSGSDRLPPRATLAGISLGFAATTALLAAPGLPVYGVLMVVLLQGLIASLGGGVRWGLLNEILTKDGYLPGRSLFNILHGLMQITGYAAGGVLVAALSARRTLLLAALLYAVAAAVARLGLTARPPRAAGRPSAAATRRTNAVLWSSRPRRLTYLGLWLPNGLVVGCEALFVPYAPDAAGTLFACAALGMLVGDVTIGRLVPPAVRTRLATPLLLLLAAPYALFALHPALPLAAACAALASVGFGASLAQQERLMALTPPELSGHALGLHSSGMLTMQGVSAALAGTAAQLTSPATAMTAMALTSIAVTLALHSAGRAGERQTARTGPAE, from the coding sequence ATGTCTCGCTACCGACCGCTTTTCCGCACCCCGGAGTTCACGCCCCTCTTCGTCTCCTCCGCCGCGCACACCGCCGCCTCGACGGTGGGCGGCCTGGCGCTCGGCACACTCGTCTACCGGGCCACCGACTCGCCGCTGCTGTCGGCGATGAGCATGTTCGGGCCCTCGCTCGCCCAGGTGCTGGGCGCGACCCTGCTCCTCTCCGGCTCCGACCGGCTGCCCCCGAGGGCGACTCTGGCGGGGATCTCGCTCGGCTTCGCCGCCACCACCGCCCTCCTGGCCGCCCCGGGCCTGCCCGTCTACGGCGTCCTCATGGTCGTCCTGCTGCAGGGGCTGATCGCCTCGCTCGGCGGCGGGGTCCGCTGGGGACTGCTGAACGAGATCCTCACCAAGGACGGCTATCTGCCCGGGCGTTCGCTGTTCAACATCCTGCACGGGCTGATGCAGATCACCGGATACGCGGCCGGCGGCGTCCTGGTCGCGGCGCTCTCCGCACGCCGGACCCTGCTGCTCGCCGCCCTGCTGTACGCCGTCGCCGCCGCGGTCGCCCGGCTGGGGCTGACCGCCCGCCCGCCGCGCGCCGCCGGCCGCCCCTCCGCCGCCGCGACCCGGCGCACCAACGCCGTCCTGTGGTCCTCCCGGCCCCGCCGCCTCACCTACCTGGGGCTGTGGCTGCCCAACGGTCTGGTCGTCGGCTGCGAGGCACTGTTCGTGCCGTACGCCCCGGACGCGGCGGGCACACTGTTCGCCTGCGCCGCGCTGGGAATGCTGGTGGGCGACGTGACGATCGGCAGGCTGGTCCCGCCGGCGGTGCGCACCCGGCTGGCGACCCCGCTGCTGCTCCTGCTGGCCGCGCCCTACGCCCTGTTCGCCCTGCACCCCGCTCTTCCGCTCGCCGCCGCCTGCGCCGCCCTCGCCTCCGTCGGCTTCGGCGCGAGCCTGGCCCAGCAGGAACGCCTGATGGCGCTCACCCCGCCCGAACTCAGCGGCCACGCCCTTGGGCTGCACTCGTCCGGGATGCTCACCATGCAGGGCGTGAGCGCGGCCCTGGCGGGCACGGCGGCCCAACTCACCTCGCCGGCCACGGCGATGACGGCGATGGCGCTGACGTCGATCGCGGTGACCCTGGCGCTGCACTCCGCGGGACGGGCCGGCGAACGGCAGACGGCACGCACGGGCCCGGCTGAGTGA
- a CDS encoding GH32 C-terminal domain-containing protein: protein MPRTVRPRRRLLAALAVLSGLGMVAASPASADPLYQERYRPQFHFTPAQNWMNDPNGLIYYKGRYHLFFQYNPSGNSWGDISWGHAVSTDLVHWKQLPVALPQDDQEMVFSGSVILDRNNTTGFGTRNNPPLVAVYTSAQKASGKQQQALAYSTDGGTTWTKYDGNPVLDIGSNDFRDPKVFWHAPTQRWLMAVALADQHKIAFYSSADLKHWTHQSDFGPAGATGGVWECPDLFPLPVDGNTKKTKWVLAVNLNPGGIAGGSGAQYFVGDFDGKTFASDDAGAVYTPPGGTVVQDFESGSFGDWTATGDAFGSAPATGPVDGQQTVTGFEGKAFANSFHGGDAATGTLTSPAFTVTGDHINFKVGGGNHPHRPGSVPGGRPTPTGVTLADFEGSAYTSPIGDWTTTGDAFGTGPARGTLPGQNQVTGHLGSGLVNSFLNGDAGTGTLTSPAFTIDKKYLDFLIGGGYHPASSDAPTTVELVVDGTVVRSATGSNSEALNWASWDLSDLQGKQARIKVVDDNTGGWGHLNLDQVVLSDTQAKPPSVETGVNLLVDGEVVQSVTGADSEHLDWASFNTKAYTGKEARIQIVDANSGGWGHILADRFTVAGEPALNTTRRAHWLDHGADFYAANTWTDAPGGRRVMIAWMNNWNYGQAIPTSPWRSAQSFPRELSLRTVNGKVQLLQQPVRELTGLRGAGARAPRTRVADTTTPLAVHGGSQELRADLTAGTADRFGLDVLTGGGQRTRIGYDTTTGEVYIDRTDSGATDFDPTFSGVHRAPLALHGGPLSLHVLVDASSVEVYAQNALGEQVTLTDQVFPDPSSTGVAVFAEGGTATLDQLQAWQLKSIWR from the coding sequence ATGCCCAGAACCGTTCGTCCGCGCCGCAGACTGCTGGCCGCACTGGCTGTCCTGTCCGGGCTCGGCATGGTCGCCGCCTCGCCGGCCTCGGCCGACCCCCTCTACCAGGAGCGGTACCGCCCCCAGTTCCACTTCACCCCGGCCCAGAACTGGATGAACGACCCCAACGGCCTCATCTACTACAAGGGCCGCTACCACCTGTTCTTCCAGTACAACCCGTCCGGCAACAGCTGGGGCGACATCTCCTGGGGCCACGCGGTCAGCACCGACCTCGTGCACTGGAAGCAGCTCCCGGTCGCCCTCCCGCAGGACGACCAGGAGATGGTCTTCTCCGGCAGCGTGATCCTCGACAGGAACAACACCACCGGCTTCGGCACGAGGAACAACCCGCCGCTCGTCGCCGTCTACACCAGTGCGCAGAAAGCTTCCGGCAAGCAGCAGCAGGCCCTTGCCTACAGCACCGACGGCGGAACCACCTGGACCAAGTACGACGGCAACCCGGTGCTCGACATCGGCTCGAACGACTTCCGCGACCCCAAGGTGTTCTGGCACGCCCCCACGCAGCGCTGGCTGATGGCGGTCGCCCTCGCCGACCAGCACAAGATCGCCTTCTACAGCTCGGCCGACCTCAAGCACTGGACCCATCAGAGCGACTTCGGCCCGGCCGGCGCCACCGGCGGGGTGTGGGAGTGCCCGGACCTGTTCCCGCTGCCGGTCGACGGCAACACGAAGAAGACGAAGTGGGTGCTGGCCGTCAACCTCAACCCGGGCGGCATCGCGGGAGGTTCCGGCGCCCAGTACTTCGTCGGCGACTTCGACGGCAAGACGTTCGCCTCCGACGACGCCGGCGCCGTCTACACCCCGCCGGGCGGCACCGTCGTCCAGGACTTCGAGTCCGGCTCGTTCGGCGACTGGACGGCGACCGGTGACGCGTTCGGCAGCGCGCCGGCGACCGGGCCGGTGGACGGCCAGCAGACCGTCACCGGCTTCGAGGGCAAGGCCTTCGCCAACAGCTTCCACGGCGGTGACGCCGCCACCGGCACCCTGACCTCCCCCGCCTTCACGGTGACCGGCGACCACATCAACTTCAAGGTCGGCGGCGGCAACCACCCGCACCGGCCCGGCTCGGTCCCGGGCGGCCGGCCGACGCCCACCGGGGTGACGCTCGCCGACTTCGAGGGCAGCGCCTACACCAGCCCCATCGGCGACTGGACCACCACCGGCGACGCCTTCGGCACCGGACCGGCCAGGGGCACCCTCCCCGGCCAGAACCAGGTCACCGGCCACCTCGGCAGCGGCCTCGTCAACAGCTTCCTGAACGGCGACGCCGGCACCGGCACCCTCACCTCCCCCGCCTTCACCATCGACAAGAAGTACCTGGACTTCCTCATCGGCGGCGGCTACCACCCCGCGAGTTCCGACGCCCCCACCACGGTGGAGCTCGTCGTGGACGGCACGGTGGTGCGCTCCGCCACCGGATCCAACAGCGAAGCCCTGAACTGGGCCTCCTGGGACCTGTCCGACCTCCAGGGCAAGCAGGCCCGGATCAAGGTCGTCGACGACAACACGGGCGGCTGGGGCCACCTGAACCTCGACCAGGTCGTGCTCTCCGACACCCAGGCGAAGCCCCCCTCCGTCGAGACCGGCGTCAACCTGCTGGTCGACGGCGAGGTCGTGCAGAGCGTCACCGGCGCCGACTCCGAGCACCTCGACTGGGCCTCCTTCAACACCAAGGCGTACACGGGCAAGGAGGCCCGGATCCAGATCGTGGACGCCAACTCCGGCGGCTGGGGGCACATCCTCGCCGACCGGTTCACCGTCGCCGGCGAGCCCGCCCTGAACACCACCCGGCGCGCCCACTGGCTCGACCACGGCGCGGACTTCTACGCCGCCAACACGTGGACCGACGCACCCGGCGGCCGCCGCGTCATGATCGCCTGGATGAACAACTGGAACTACGGGCAGGCCATCCCCACCAGCCCGTGGCGCAGCGCACAGTCCTTCCCCCGCGAGCTCTCCCTGCGGACCGTGAACGGCAAGGTCCAGCTGCTCCAGCAGCCCGTCCGCGAACTGACCGGCCTGCGCGGCGCCGGCGCCCGGGCGCCCCGCACGCGCGTCGCGGACACCACCACCCCGCTCGCGGTGCACGGCGGCAGCCAGGAGCTCCGGGCCGACCTCACCGCCGGCACCGCCGACCGCTTCGGCCTGGACGTCCTCACCGGCGGCGGGCAGCGCACCCGCATCGGTTACGACACCACCACCGGCGAGGTGTACATCGACCGCACCGACTCCGGCGCGACCGACTTCGACCCGACCTTCTCCGGCGTCCACCGCGCTCCCCTGGCGCTCCACGGCGGGCCGCTGAGCCTGCACGTCCTCGTCGACGCCTCCTCGGTCGAGGTGTACGCCCAGAACGCGCTTGGCGAACAGGTCACCCTCACCGATCAGGTCTTCCCCGACCCGTCCAGCACCGGCGTGGCCGTCTTCGCCGAAGGCGGCACCGCCACCCTCGACCAGTTGCAGGCGTGGCAGCTGAAGTCCATCTGGCGGTGA
- the chvE gene encoding multiple monosaccharide ABC transporter substrate-binding protein, which produces MRNRRAFLAALTGVSLSLTLSACGESGSGKEKSKGGTIGIAMPTQASERWLTDGKSVVKDLKGYGYQTKLVYGQDDPKTQVSQIEELIKQGVDALIIAAIDNKSMNGVLEQAAAAKIPVISYDRLILGTANVDYYVSFDNEQVGRLQALYIIDKLGLEDGKGPYNIEIFAGSPDDNNTQYFFEGAMHLLQPYLDSKQLIVRSGQTALKEVTTLRWDGPTAQKRMNGLLSDFYRAKKVDAVLSPYDGISLGILNALKADGYGSGSKPLPIITGQDAEKPSIKSIIANEQSQTVYKDVRQLASAAADMANDILNGKTPKVNNRLGYKNGVKAVSAYLLQPTSVDKSNYNYVLVAGGYYTAADLK; this is translated from the coding sequence ATGCGCAACCGAAGAGCCTTCCTCGCCGCCCTCACCGGAGTCTCCCTGTCCCTCACCCTGTCCGCCTGCGGAGAGAGCGGCAGCGGCAAGGAGAAGTCCAAGGGCGGCACCATCGGCATCGCCATGCCGACCCAGGCGTCCGAGCGCTGGCTGACCGACGGCAAGAGCGTCGTCAAGGACCTCAAGGGCTACGGATACCAGACCAAGCTGGTCTACGGGCAGGACGACCCGAAGACCCAGGTCTCGCAGATCGAGGAGCTGATCAAGCAGGGCGTCGACGCGCTGATCATCGCGGCTATCGACAACAAGTCGATGAACGGCGTGCTCGAGCAGGCCGCCGCCGCGAAAATACCGGTGATCTCCTACGACCGGCTCATCCTCGGCACCGCCAACGTCGACTACTACGTCTCCTTCGACAACGAGCAGGTCGGCCGGCTGCAGGCGCTTTACATCATCGACAAGCTCGGTCTGGAGGACGGAAAGGGACCGTACAACATCGAGATTTTCGCCGGTTCACCCGACGACAACAACACCCAGTACTTCTTCGAGGGCGCGATGCACCTTCTGCAGCCGTACCTGGACAGCAAGCAGTTGATCGTCCGGTCCGGCCAGACCGCGCTCAAGGAGGTCACGACCCTGCGCTGGGACGGCCCCACCGCGCAGAAGCGGATGAACGGCCTCCTCTCCGACTTCTATCGGGCCAAGAAGGTCGACGCGGTCCTGTCGCCGTACGACGGCATCTCCCTCGGCATCCTCAACGCGCTGAAGGCGGACGGCTACGGCTCAGGCAGCAAGCCCCTGCCCATCATCACCGGTCAGGACGCCGAGAAGCCGTCGATCAAGTCGATCATCGCGAACGAGCAGTCGCAGACCGTGTACAAGGACGTCCGCCAGCTCGCCTCCGCGGCGGCCGACATGGCCAACGACATCCTCAACGGCAAGACGCCGAAGGTGAACAACAGGCTGGGCTACAAGAACGGCGTCAAGGCCGTGTCCGCCTACCTGCTGCAGCCGACCAGCGTCGACAAGAGCAACTACAACTACGTGCTGGTCGCGGGTGGGTACTACACCGCCGCCGATCTCAAATAG
- a CDS encoding DUF4396 domain-containing protein produces MPHDEHDEHDEHDGHTEHDRAHRHDHPGGGHGQAGRSEQRRGHASWGMAVTATLHCLTGCAVGEILGMVVGTVLGWGNVPTMVVAILLAFLFGYSLTLFSVRRAGLDLRAAVKVALAADTVSIAVMELVDNAIVAFTPGAMDAQLSDGLFWAALLGGFVVAFLITTPVNKWMIARGKGHAVAHTHAHADHADTDAHTHG; encoded by the coding sequence ATGCCTCACGACGAGCACGACGAGCACGACGAGCACGACGGACACACCGAGCACGACCGGGCACACCGGCACGACCACCCCGGCGGCGGCCACGGACAGGCCGGCCGGTCCGAGCAGCGCCGCGGTCACGCCTCCTGGGGCATGGCCGTGACGGCGACACTGCACTGCCTGACCGGGTGCGCCGTCGGCGAGATCCTCGGCATGGTCGTCGGCACCGTCCTCGGCTGGGGCAACGTGCCGACCATGGTCGTCGCGATCCTCCTCGCGTTCCTGTTCGGCTACTCCCTCACCCTGTTCTCGGTGCGCCGAGCGGGCCTGGATCTCCGGGCCGCCGTCAAGGTGGCGCTGGCCGCCGACACCGTCTCGATCGCCGTGATGGAGCTGGTCGACAACGCGATCGTCGCCTTCACGCCGGGAGCGATGGACGCCCAGCTGTCGGACGGGCTGTTCTGGGCGGCCCTCCTCGGCGGCTTCGTGGTGGCCTTCCTGATCACGACGCCGGTGAACAAGTGGATGATCGCCCGCGGCAAGGGACACGCCGTCGCGCACACCCACGCCCACGCCGACCACGCCGACACCGACGCCCACACCCACGGCTGA
- a CDS encoding DUF397 domain-containing protein: MAIRQGSAYTWTKSSYSTGNGACVEVKSPAVQALFVRDSKVQDGPTLVFPADAWSDFVASVKA, from the coding sequence ATGGCAATTCGTCAGGGCAGCGCGTACACGTGGACCAAGTCCTCCTACTCCACGGGCAACGGTGCGTGCGTCGAAGTCAAGTCCCCCGCCGTACAGGCCCTGTTCGTCCGGGACTCCAAGGTCCAGGACGGCCCGACCCTCGTCTTCCCCGCCGACGCGTGGAGCGACTTCGTGGCGTCGGTCAAGGCGTAG
- a CDS encoding helix-turn-helix domain-containing protein, which yields MASNVNPTVRRRRLGQELRRLRELKGMTAEEVAERLLVSQSKISRLENGRRSISQRDVRDLCGVYEVEDQRMVDSLMEMAKDSRQQGWWHAFGDVPYSVYIGLETDAASLRVYDPQVVPGLLQTRQYAEALISGALPETAQTEIDKRVQVRLRRQERVSSGENPLRLWSVMDESALRRVVGGRELMRDQLEHLVEQSQLPHVTVQVIPFEMGAHPGLNGQYAILEFPDTADSSVVYIEGVTSDLYLEKPNDVQKYSVMYEHLRAQALNVEQSRRLIADIAKSYVR from the coding sequence GTGGCGTCCAATGTCAATCCCACCGTCAGACGACGCCGGTTGGGCCAGGAGCTGCGCAGGCTCCGTGAGCTCAAGGGCATGACCGCCGAAGAGGTCGCCGAGCGTCTGCTGGTGTCCCAGTCGAAGATCAGCCGGCTGGAGAACGGCCGGCGCAGCATCAGCCAGCGCGACGTACGCGACCTGTGCGGGGTGTACGAGGTCGAGGACCAGCGGATGGTCGACTCGCTGATGGAGATGGCCAAGGACTCCCGCCAGCAGGGCTGGTGGCACGCCTTCGGCGACGTTCCGTACAGCGTCTACATCGGTCTGGAGACGGACGCGGCGAGCCTGCGCGTGTACGACCCGCAGGTGGTGCCCGGGCTGCTGCAGACCCGTCAGTACGCGGAGGCGCTGATCTCGGGCGCGCTGCCGGAGACCGCGCAGACGGAGATCGACAAGCGGGTGCAGGTGCGCCTGCGCCGGCAGGAACGGGTCTCGTCGGGCGAGAACCCGCTGCGGCTGTGGAGCGTCATGGACGAGTCGGCGCTCCGACGCGTGGTCGGGGGCCGAGAGTTGATGCGGGACCAGCTGGAACACCTCGTCGAGCAGTCCCAGTTGCCGCATGTGACGGTCCAGGTGATCCCGTTCGAGATGGGCGCGCATCCGGGTCTCAACGGCCAGTACGCGATCCTTGAGTTCCCCGACACGGCCGACTCCAGCGTGGTCTACATCGAGGGCGTCACCAGCGACCTCTATCTGGAGAAGCCGAACGACGTGCAGAAGTACAGCGTGATGTACGAGCATCTGCGCGCCCAGGCCCTGAACGTGGAGCAGTCCCGCCGGCTCATCGCCGACATCGCCAAGAGCTACGTGCGGTGA
- a CDS encoding glutathione peroxidase — protein sequence MTTDAGTSPLDVQIDALKGGSAELSQYTGQVVLVVNVASKCGLTPQYTGLERLQERYAGRGFTVLGVPCNQFLGQEPGSAEEIAQFCSATYGVSFPLTEKVEVNGEGRHPLYERLVGFADGEGHTGDVRWNFEKFLIGRDGSVVARFSPQTEPEAPEVVAAIESRLG from the coding sequence ATGACTACTGATGCCGGTACCTCTCCCCTCGACGTCCAGATCGACGCCCTCAAGGGCGGCTCCGCGGAGCTCTCGCAGTACACGGGCCAGGTCGTGCTGGTGGTGAACGTGGCCTCCAAGTGCGGGCTCACCCCGCAGTACACCGGCCTGGAGCGGCTGCAGGAGCGGTACGCCGGGCGGGGTTTCACCGTCCTCGGGGTGCCCTGCAACCAGTTCCTCGGGCAGGAGCCCGGCAGCGCCGAGGAGATCGCGCAGTTCTGCTCGGCCACCTACGGCGTGAGCTTCCCGCTGACGGAGAAGGTCGAGGTCAACGGCGAGGGCAGGCACCCGCTGTACGAGCGGCTCGTCGGGTTCGCGGACGGCGAGGGCCACACCGGCGACGTCCGCTGGAACTTCGAGAAGTTCCTGATCGGCCGGGACGGCTCCGTCGTCGCCCGGTTCTCCCCGCAGACGGAGCCGGAGGCCCCCGAGGTGGTCGCGGCCATCGAGAGCCGCCTGGGCTGA